The proteins below are encoded in one region of Acetoanaerobium noterae:
- a CDS encoding DUF3841 domain-containing protein, whose product MKDTVTLWTRQDKRILEVLESKGRFIMDSAHIEEKQMDIAQYYLKLYNWFSDKASSHVERPSDVKYPIWCSISEEYMLRKTEDTVVLKLEVPRKNVIYFNGGRWDMVLNHMYIPRDEEDDRAFKLELKNRGITNSFTLVDGPNANFYPDLKRKIIASWDRVFEIEDWNDIFTLQANIWEIPSEWILEIEK is encoded by the coding sequence ATGAAAGATACTGTTACTTTATGGACTAGGCAAGATAAAAGAATTTTAGAGGTGCTAGAGTCGAAAGGTAGATTCATTATGGACTCAGCCCATATCGAAGAAAAGCAGATGGATATAGCTCAGTATTACTTAAAGCTATACAACTGGTTTTCTGATAAAGCAAGTAGCCATGTTGAGAGGCCATCTGATGTAAAGTACCCTATATGGTGCTCGATAAGTGAAGAATATATGCTGAGAAAAACAGAAGATACTGTTGTTTTAAAGCTAGAAGTCCCAAGAAAAAATGTCATATACTTTAATGGGGGCAGATGGGACATGGTGTTAAATCACATGTATATACCTAGAGATGAAGAGGATGACAGGGCTTTTAAGCTAGAGCTAAAAAATAGAGGCATAACTAACAGCTTCACTTTAGTAGACGGACCAAATGCCAATTTTTATCCTGATTTAAAAAGAAAGATTATCGCAAGCTGGGATAGAGTCTTTGAAATAGAGGATTGGAATGACATATTTACTCTTCAAGCTAATATTTGGGAGATTCCTTCTGAGTGGATTCTTGAGATAGAGAAGTAA
- a CDS encoding GNAT family N-acetyltransferase, protein MGEIKIFKTQDSKQIRDYFKKYELETLNLAGIIDNVPEAEIFTDSLDNPSGVLIRYKYFNYLHTESTKFLDEMFEELFPKGKYGFAGTTRFLTSEIKRRYKLDWENDCDFYYMPKENYSTVALKSKASEIDIKDAEFIDENYNYRNSHTIHEIKDAISNRPSSGIYIDGKLVCWVLIHEDDSLGFMYTMDEHRGKGFALDVSLDISKKIIDKGKIPFLQIVSSNPMSPGLARKTGFVKKGQADWFGIIIE, encoded by the coding sequence ATGGGGGAGATTAAAATTTTTAAGACTCAAGATTCAAAGCAAATAAGAGACTATTTCAAAAAATACGAGCTAGAAACTTTAAACCTGGCAGGGATTATTGACAATGTTCCAGAGGCTGAAATCTTTACAGACTCACTTGATAATCCATCAGGAGTTTTAATTAGATATAAATACTTTAACTATTTACATACTGAGAGCACTAAATTTTTAGATGAAATGTTTGAAGAGCTTTTCCCAAAAGGAAAGTATGGCTTCGCAGGAACTACAAGATTTCTCACTTCTGAGATTAAAAGGCGCTATAAGCTAGACTGGGAAAATGACTGTGATTTTTATTACATGCCTAAGGAAAACTACTCAACTGTAGCTTTAAAATCAAAAGCTAGTGAAATTGATATAAAAGATGCCGAGTTTATAGACGAGAACTATAATTACAGAAATAGTCATACCATCCATGAAATTAAGGATGCCATATCAAACAGACCTAGCTCTGGGATATATATTGATGGCAAGCTAGTTTGCTGGGTGCTTATACATGAAGATGATTCATTAGGCTTTATGTATACTATGGATGAGCATAGAGGAAAAGGATTTGCTTTAGATGTGTCCTTGGATATATCTAAGAAGATAATAGACAAAGGGAAAATTCCATTTTTACAAATTGTATCTAGTAATCCAATGTCTCCTGGGCTTGCCAGAAAAACAGGATTTGTAAAAAAAGGTCAGGCAGACTGGTTTGGAATTATTATAGAATAA
- a CDS encoding MATE family efflux transporter, giving the protein MKTDIKKILSLAWPVMLGMVFQSLLATVDTYFISQLGLEQSASSGIANSISGVVFVMSTLVSAGTIALIARSFGEENWEAIRSISGNSLLLSACVGMVLGLSGYFLTTSILEVFFKPSASILKYSSEYLGIMFLGTVFVFLNSTLRTILQAMGDTRTPLFIFGLSNIINAILDYILMFIFDFGIAGAAFATVISNIAASIAIGYIVFGRIYNFDLKKLIESLGFNLKTSTRILRIGGWACLQQVARPITGMLMFSLVYSVGAAEGSAAFNIGAQLFNYTFIILGGLSMAISVMVGQALGRNDIDSCDSIIKQGMKVAIINILVFGVLYIAIPGQIIGLFRDEPLVVQYGISYMRIVYAGIIFVAWTSIYSGVFQGAGDTFPPMISAMVANVVLKLPLAYLLAYPFKLGIDGVWIAISLSVVIEALGIIWSFRKGKWKQKQI; this is encoded by the coding sequence ATGAAAACTGACATAAAAAAAATACTCAGTTTAGCTTGGCCTGTTATGCTAGGAATGGTATTTCAATCCCTTCTAGCTACAGTAGACACCTATTTCATATCTCAGCTTGGTCTTGAGCAATCAGCTTCTTCAGGAATAGCAAATTCAATTTCTGGAGTTGTATTTGTGATGTCTACTCTTGTATCGGCTGGAACCATTGCTCTAATTGCTAGAAGCTTTGGAGAAGAAAACTGGGAGGCTATAAGAAGCATAAGCGGCAATTCTTTGCTACTATCTGCTTGTGTAGGAATGGTTCTAGGCTTATCTGGATATTTTCTTACTACAAGCATTTTAGAAGTGTTTTTTAAGCCAAGTGCTAGCATTCTTAAATATTCATCTGAGTATTTAGGAATTATGTTTCTTGGAACAGTTTTTGTTTTTTTAAACTCTACACTTAGAACTATTCTTCAGGCTATGGGAGACACGAGAACACCTCTTTTTATATTTGGTCTATCAAACATAATAAATGCTATTTTGGATTATATACTTATGTTTATATTTGATTTTGGAATAGCAGGAGCTGCATTTGCGACAGTAATTTCTAATATAGCAGCAAGTATAGCAATAGGCTATATAGTTTTTGGAAGAATTTATAACTTTGATTTAAAAAAGCTAATTGAAAGCTTAGGATTTAATCTAAAAACCTCAACTAGAATTTTAAGAATAGGTGGGTGGGCATGCCTTCAGCAAGTAGCAAGGCCTATAACTGGAATGCTCATGTTTAGCTTGGTATACAGCGTTGGAGCAGCAGAAGGAAGTGCGGCATTTAATATAGGTGCTCAATTATTTAATTATACCTTTATTATATTAGGCGGACTTTCTATGGCAATATCTGTAATGGTAGGTCAAGCCTTAGGAAGAAATGACATAGATTCCTGCGATAGTATAATAAAGCAAGGCATGAAGGTAGCAATAATAAATATTTTAGTATTCGGTGTGCTTTATATTGCTATTCCAGGGCAGATAATTGGGCTTTTTAGAGATGAGCCACTAGTTGTGCAGTATGGAATTTCTTATATGAGGATAGTATATGCTGGTATTATTTTTGTGGCGTGGACCTCTATTTATTCAGGCGTGTTTCAAGGAGCTGGGGATACCTTTCCACCTATGATTTCTGCAATGGTTGCAAATGTAGTTTTAAAGCTGCCACTAGCATATTTACTTGCGTATCCGTTTAAACTTGGAATTGATGGTGTCTGGATAGCTATATCCTTATCAGTTGTAATAGAAGCATTGGGAATCATATGGTCTTTTAGAAAAGGAAAATGGAAGCAAAAGCAAATATAG
- a CDS encoding MATE family efflux transporter, producing the protein MTMLEKLQINNEQKVFYRRVMMLTIPIIVQNLIASLLNLMDTVMIGRLGELYLASVGIANQYFFFFTLMLFGVNAGCSIFISQFWGKKDEVSIKKTAALAISFSFVIGILFMLAGIYFSDEIISVFNSDKAVLATGGDYLKIVAFSYIFTAITIGFAFSLRSTENTFVPMVGSIAALVVNVVLNYILIFGKLGFPAMGVKGAAIATVIARIIETMIILIYVYKKSNLLNINFSHIKMLDFKFIKIVYAGMLPVLINEFVWGLGNLTYNIIYARMGVGTAAAIQVTSTVMNLLMIVIIGLGNSAMVIVGKEIGAKREDLGKIYAKRLYKFALIIAIIIATVIFLTANDFVYFFKMSATVLNDTKRILYVNAILLLIRSYTFIMIVGVLRGAGDSKYAVKIQGLTLWTIGIPMAFIGAFILNLDVYYVVALTGMEEIVKYIFIRRRFKSGKWIHNMTN; encoded by the coding sequence ATGACTATGCTAGAAAAACTACAGATTAATAATGAACAGAAGGTATTTTATAGAAGAGTTATGATGCTAACTATACCGATAATAGTACAAAATCTTATAGCTTCACTACTCAATTTAATGGATACAGTAATGATAGGTAGACTAGGTGAGCTATATCTAGCTTCAGTTGGGATAGCTAATCAATATTTTTTCTTTTTTACATTGATGCTATTTGGTGTAAATGCTGGATGTTCCATTTTTATATCTCAGTTTTGGGGAAAGAAAGATGAAGTGAGTATTAAGAAAACTGCGGCACTTGCTATAAGCTTTAGCTTTGTAATAGGAATTTTATTTATGCTAGCTGGAATATATTTTTCAGATGAAATCATATCTGTATTTAACTCAGACAAAGCAGTATTAGCAACTGGTGGAGATTATTTGAAGATAGTTGCTTTTAGCTATATATTTACAGCTATAACTATAGGCTTTGCTTTTTCTTTGAGAAGCACAGAAAATACTTTTGTGCCTATGGTTGGAAGCATAGCAGCTCTAGTAGTGAATGTAGTGCTGAACTATATTTTGATATTTGGGAAGCTAGGCTTTCCGGCTATGGGAGTAAAGGGAGCAGCTATAGCAACTGTTATTGCAAGAATAATAGAAACTATGATAATCTTAATTTACGTGTATAAAAAAAGTAATTTGCTCAATATTAATTTCTCGCATATTAAAATGCTAGATTTCAAGTTTATAAAAATAGTGTATGCAGGAATGCTTCCTGTACTTATAAATGAGTTTGTTTGGGGCCTTGGAAATCTTACTTATAATATCATATATGCAAGAATGGGTGTAGGAACAGCTGCAGCAATACAGGTTACGAGCACTGTTATGAACCTTCTTATGATAGTAATAATTGGACTTGGAAATTCGGCTATGGTTATCGTGGGCAAAGAAATAGGTGCAAAACGAGAAGATTTAGGTAAGATATATGCAAAAAGACTGTATAAGTTTGCTCTGATTATAGCTATAATTATAGCAACGGTAATATTTTTAACAGCAAACGATTTTGTATATTTTTTCAAAATGTCAGCTACAGTTCTTAATGATACCAAGAGAATTTTGTATGTAAATGCTATACTTCTCCTTATAAGAAGCTACACTTTTATCATGATAGTAGGAGTTTTAAGAGGTGCAGGAGATTCAAAATATGCAGTTAAAATACAAGGGCTTACTCTTTGGACCATAGGTATTCCTATGGCGTTTATAGGAGCATTTATTTTGAATTTAGATGTATATTACGTAGTAGCATTAACAGGTATGGAAGAAATAGTAAAATATATATTTATTAGAAGACGCTTTAAATCAGGAAAATGGATTCACAATATGACGAACTAA
- a CDS encoding ferritin, translating to MISEKMLNAINEQIKLEFESSYAYIAMEAYFMGKNLNGFANFFHVQAQEERDHAYLLFNYAYSVGGDVVLKDLAAFDSNFKDEIDIFEKTLAHEQLVTRSIHNLMTIAIEEKDYATQNFLQWFVKEQVEEEDTANGLLEQIKLVNGNPNGLFMMNKELAARTYTPAVIK from the coding sequence ATGATAAGTGAAAAAATGTTAAACGCAATCAACGAGCAAATTAAACTGGAGTTTGAATCTTCTTATGCATACATTGCAATGGAAGCATACTTTATGGGGAAAAACTTAAACGGCTTTGCTAACTTTTTCCATGTCCAAGCTCAAGAAGAAAGAGACCACGCATACTTATTATTCAACTATGCTTACAGCGTAGGTGGAGATGTAGTACTAAAGGATTTAGCAGCATTTGATTCTAATTTCAAAGACGAGATAGATATATTCGAAAAAACTTTAGCTCATGAGCAGCTAGTTACTCGTTCTATTCACAATCTAATGACTATCGCTATCGAAGAAAAAGACTATGCAACTCAAAACTTCCTTCAGTGGTTCGTAAAAGAGCAGGTTGAAGAGGAAGATACTGCAAATGGTCTTTTAGAGCAAATTAAACTAGTTAATGGCAATCCAAATGGCTTATTTATGATGAACAAAGAGCTTGCAGCAAGAACATATACTCCTGCTGTAATTAAGTAA
- a CDS encoding DUF2680 domain-containing protein, which yields MRKFKTMALALSMTALLSTGMVFAAEYSSPIEVLSNLTGSSVEEIYEQRGNKTLGAIAQEEGVSDEFKAAMLENKKAILEQRVKDGVLTQEQADAILERMETNIANCDGTGAMMGNGIGKGSGCGFGLGNGQGMMRNGNAPKNGQGFGQKNGMMFNQQ from the coding sequence ATGAGAAAATTTAAAACTATGGCACTTGCACTTTCTATGACAGCACTGCTTTCGACAGGAATGGTATTTGCAGCAGAATATAGTTCACCTATTGAAGTGCTTTCTAATTTGACTGGTTCATCAGTTGAAGAAATTTATGAGCAAAGAGGTAATAAAACTCTTGGAGCTATAGCACAAGAAGAAGGCGTTTCTGATGAATTTAAAGCAGCAATGCTAGAAAACAAGAAAGCTATTTTAGAGCAAAGAGTAAAAGATGGAGTTTTAACTCAAGAACAAGCAGATGCTATCCTAGAGAGAATGGAAACTAATATTGCTAATTGCGATGGTACTGGTGCAATGATGGGCAACGGTATCGGAAAAGGCTCTGGCTGTGGATTTGGACTAGGAAATGGTCAAGGAATGATGAGAAATGGTAATGCTCCTAAAAATGGCCAAGGCTTTGGACAAAAAAATGGAATGATGTTTAATCAGCAATAA
- a CDS encoding S41 family peptidase, whose amino-acid sequence MISKKKAVIGAVLLMAVTFLLTNIFNVTIGNKVIISKSDYQEFQKLSKVRFLKDRIEDEFYQDVKEEDLIAAMERGIFDGLEDPYSQYYTKDEFKDLMEMTSGSYVGVGIVVSPGEDGFITVVAPIEDTPAEKAGILPGDKITKVDKVKYSAKEMDKAISIIKGEPGKDVVLSIIRENKPEFDITIKREQILIKSVKSEMMDEIGYMRISSFDERTGEEFDENLLSLKNNNPKGLIIDLRDNPGGLLDQVKEVADSILGEATIVYTEDRAGNRQYLKSNSSGKLDIPLVILVNENSASASEILAGAVRDNKAGTLVGTTTFGKGLVQNVVPLKDGSGYKITMAQYFTPNGEYINEKGITPEYVVEIGEEDTEDVQLNKAIEVIREKNK is encoded by the coding sequence TTGATATCTAAAAAGAAAGCTGTCATAGGAGCAGTCTTATTAATGGCTGTGACATTTTTGCTCACAAACATATTCAATGTTACTATTGGAAATAAAGTTATTATATCTAAAAGTGATTATCAGGAATTTCAAAAACTTTCTAAAGTCAGATTTTTAAAAGATAGAATTGAAGATGAATTTTACCAAGATGTAAAGGAAGAAGACCTTATTGCAGCTATGGAAAGAGGAATATTCGATGGTCTAGAGGATCCTTATTCTCAGTATTATACAAAGGATGAATTCAAAGATTTGATGGAGATGACATCTGGAAGCTATGTAGGTGTAGGAATTGTGGTTTCTCCAGGAGAAGATGGCTTTATAACCGTTGTTGCTCCAATAGAGGATACTCCTGCAGAAAAAGCAGGCATTTTGCCTGGAGATAAAATAACTAAAGTAGACAAGGTCAAATATTCAGCCAAAGAAATGGATAAGGCTATTTCTATTATTAAAGGAGAGCCTGGAAAAGACGTTGTTCTTTCTATAATAAGAGAAAATAAACCAGAATTTGATATTACTATAAAGCGCGAGCAAATTCTTATAAAGTCTGTAAAATCTGAAATGATGGATGAAATAGGCTACATGAGAATATCTAGCTTTGATGAAAGAACTGGAGAAGAGTTTGATGAAAACCTATTGAGTCTTAAAAATAATAATCCAAAAGGACTGATTATAGATTTAAGAGATAATCCAGGGGGATTGCTAGATCAGGTTAAAGAGGTTGCAGATAGTATTCTTGGCGAGGCTACCATAGTATATACTGAAGATAGAGCGGGAAATAGACAATATCTAAAGTCAAATTCCTCAGGAAAACTTGATATTCCTCTAGTTATACTTGTAAATGAAAACAGTGCATCAGCTTCTGAAATACTTGCTGGAGCAGTGAGGGACAACAAAGCTGGAACTCTTGTTGGAACTACTACCTTTGGAAAGGGACTAGTTCAAAATGTAGTTCCGCTAAAGGATGGATCAGGCTATAAAATTACTATGGCTCAGTATTTCACTCCAAACGGAGAATACATCAATGAAAAAGGAATTACTCCAGAATATGTTGTAGAAATAGGAGAAGAAGATACCGAAGATGTACAGCTTAATAAAGCAATAGAAGTAATTAGAGAAAAAAATAAATAA
- a CDS encoding murein hydrolase activator EnvC family protein, which produces MKKLISLMISMIMIFGSVSFASNYNNQLNNVNKNIKNVKDEIKNKQNVVKDINKIILELDAKIDESEQKISVIQNDIAKTQAEIDVTQKEITKLEDNIDTNTDLLGSRLRVMYRTSDIDYFQILLNSSDMEELLSNMTMIKKIVKNDKEILADLKEQKDSVETKKISLQKEEKRMSTFKASLESEQKVLEKNMQEQNSNKQMVVKDIEKLKQMEDALIKEANDLQSKIRELQKTKGIGGNYKGGVMAWPVSGGGRVTSSFGYRIHPILKEKKLHTGMDIAAPSGTGIFAANDGRVIFAGTKGSYGKAVIVDHGGGIVTLYAHCSSILVSDGQDVKKGETIAKVGSTGYSTGPHLHFEVRVNGDYVNPASYIGG; this is translated from the coding sequence ATGAAAAAACTTATATCTTTGATGATTTCGATGATTATGATTTTTGGAAGCGTTTCATTTGCCTCAAATTATAATAACCAGCTTAATAATGTAAATAAAAATATAAAAAACGTAAAAGATGAAATTAAGAATAAGCAAAATGTTGTTAAGGACATAAACAAGATTATTTTAGAGCTAGATGCAAAGATAGATGAAAGTGAGCAAAAGATTTCGGTTATCCAAAATGATATTGCAAAAACTCAAGCTGAAATTGATGTAACCCAAAAAGAAATAACTAAATTAGAGGACAATATAGATACAAATACTGATTTGCTAGGTAGCAGATTAAGAGTAATGTATAGAACCTCTGATATAGACTATTTTCAGATTTTACTTAACTCTAGTGATATGGAAGAGCTTTTGTCAAATATGACTATGATAAAAAAAATAGTCAAAAATGATAAGGAAATTTTAGCAGATCTTAAAGAACAAAAAGATAGTGTGGAAACTAAGAAAATTAGTCTTCAAAAAGAAGAAAAAAGAATGTCTACATTCAAGGCATCACTGGAATCAGAACAGAAGGTTCTGGAAAAAAACATGCAAGAGCAAAATAGCAACAAGCAAATGGTTGTTAAGGATATTGAAAAATTAAAGCAGATGGAAGATGCTTTAATCAAGGAAGCAAATGACCTGCAGAGCAAGATTAGAGAACTTCAAAAAACAAAAGGTATTGGAGGAAACTACAAAGGCGGAGTTATGGCTTGGCCAGTATCTGGAGGAGGAAGAGTAACATCTAGCTTTGGTTATAGAATACATCCAATTTTAAAGGAAAAGAAGCTTCACACAGGTATGGATATAGCTGCACCAAGTGGAACAGGGATATTTGCTGCAAATGATGGAAGAGTTATATTTGCAGGGACAAAAGGCTCTTATGGAAAAGCTGTTATAGTAGACCATGGTGGAGGAATAGTAACGCTTTATGCTCACTGCTCATCGATTTTGGTATCTGATGGACAGGATGTAAAAAAAGGCGAAACTATTGCAAAGGTAGGCTCTACTGGATATTCTACTGGTCCTCATCTTCATTTTGAAGTCAGAGTAAATGGCGACTATGTAAATCCAGCATCTTATATTGGAGGATAA
- the ftsX gene encoding permease-like cell division protein FtsX codes for MLNSIAYNISEGTKSLWRNRGMSVASIASVAASLFVLGIVLSIVLNINNFAIIAQKQFDNIQIFLVDEMQADDIARFKRKIENIPGVSKVDFESKDMAMEKLKDRWEDDAYLLEGLENPLQNSMIIELTNISLADEVVKQIQDDDYIDSISYYKDVIDKMLTISRIISTAGLAIILLLSIVSLFIIANTIKIALYARKREINIMKYIGATNWFIRWPFIIEGMTLGFLGAAIALGSVYVLYGFIFSKLSSEAYSLIGGYLLPISTIFDNIAIIFASMGIGIGVLGSLVSLRRYLKV; via the coding sequence ATGCTAAATAGTATTGCTTATAATATTTCAGAGGGTACTAAAAGTCTATGGAGAAATAGAGGTATGTCCGTAGCGTCTATAGCTTCGGTTGCAGCATCTTTATTTGTTTTAGGAATTGTGCTATCGATAGTACTAAATATAAACAATTTTGCCATAATTGCTCAAAAGCAGTTTGATAATATACAGATATTTTTGGTTGATGAAATGCAAGCAGATGATATAGCTAGGTTTAAAAGAAAGATTGAGAATATACCTGGAGTAAGCAAGGTGGATTTTGAATCCAAGGATATGGCTATGGAGAAGCTAAAGGATAGATGGGAAGATGATGCTTATCTATTAGAGGGGCTAGAAAATCCGCTTCAAAATTCTATGATAATAGAGCTTACGAACATAAGCCTCGCTGATGAAGTTGTAAAGCAGATTCAAGATGACGATTACATAGATAGTATAAGCTATTACAAGGATGTAATTGACAAAATGCTTACTATATCGAGAATAATTAGTACAGCTGGACTTGCAATAATATTACTCTTATCTATAGTGTCTTTGTTTATTATTGCAAATACAATTAAGATAGCACTTTATGCAAGAAAAAGAGAGATTAATATAATGAAATATATAGGAGCTACAAACTGGTTCATACGCTGGCCGTTTATAATAGAGGGAATGACTCTGGGCTTTTTGGGAGCGGCGATTGCACTGGGCTCTGTATACGTTTTGTATGGGTTTATATTTTCTAAGCTTTCATCAGAAGCGTATTCTCTTATAGGAGGCTATCTGCTACCTATAAGCACTATTTTTGACAATATAGCAATTATTTTTGCGTCGATGGGAATTGGAATTGGAGTACTTGGAAGTCTAGTTTCTCTTCGTAGATATTTAAAGGTATAG
- the ftsE gene encoding cell division ATP-binding protein FtsE has translation MIKFENVSKSYKGEKFALEDINIDIKKGEFVFLVGSSGAGKSTFIKLLLKEESPTTGRIIINDIDTTELSRRKIPKLRRSMGVVFQDFRLLPNKTVYENIAFAMEITGNKAKDIRRKVPTILSMVGLSDKAKSYPSELSGGEQQRVGIARAIINNPALLIADEPTGNLDPKNATEIMKLLKDINNRGTTVLVATHAKDQVDKMMQRVIALDHGKLVRDVERGLYNDAK, from the coding sequence TTGATAAAATTTGAGAATGTTTCAAAGTCGTATAAGGGAGAAAAATTTGCCCTTGAAGATATAAATATAGATATTAAAAAAGGGGAGTTTGTATTTTTAGTAGGTTCCTCTGGAGCAGGAAAATCTACATTTATTAAACTGCTTTTAAAAGAGGAATCTCCTACAACAGGAAGAATAATTATAAATGATATAGATACGACCGAGCTATCTAGAAGAAAAATTCCCAAGCTAAGAAGAAGCATGGGAGTTGTTTTTCAAGATTTTAGATTGCTTCCAAACAAAACTGTTTATGAAAATATTGCATTTGCAATGGAAATAACGGGAAATAAAGCCAAGGATATCAGAAGAAAAGTTCCTACTATACTGAGCATGGTGGGTCTGAGCGATAAGGCAAAATCTTATCCTTCTGAACTATCTGGAGGAGAGCAGCAAAGGGTGGGGATAGCTAGAGCTATAATCAACAATCCTGCACTTCTTATAGCAGATGAACCGACGGGAAATCTAGATCCTAAAAATGCTACTGAAATTATGAAGCTCCTTAAAGATATTAATAATCGTGGAACCACTGTTTTAGTTGCTACCCATGCTAAAGATCAAGTTGATAAAATGATGCAAAGGGTAATAGCTCTAGATCATGGAAAGCTGGTTAGAGACGTAGAAAGGGGCCTATACAACGATGCTAAATAG
- a CDS encoding lipoate--protein ligase — protein sequence MIHVVNTSNNPFFNHALEEYFLSEYDEEIFTIWINRPSILIGRNQNTFAEINSAYVSENNIDVVRRLSGGGAVYNDLGNMNFTFISKKSDDHSFSRFASPVIDALKSLDVDAQFTGRNDITIEGKKISGNAQYFYEDKVLHHGTLLYDVKMDKLTKALNTHPLKFQNKAVKSVSSRVANITDYLENKMDLHDFKTYLENYIKDTYSIKSSYILTSSDIEKIEEIAQKRFRTASWNFGKNTSYNISTSTIAPSGIIDFNFTLDNTAISSFKIFGDFFGERPIEDLENLILGLDLKKEIICEALADIDISDFIMGVDNNTFISALFETKSMK from the coding sequence ATGATACATGTTGTAAATACAAGTAATAACCCGTTTTTCAACCATGCCCTAGAAGAATATTTTTTATCAGAATATGATGAAGAAATATTCACTATCTGGATAAACCGCCCATCTATATTGATTGGAAGAAATCAAAATACCTTTGCTGAAATCAATTCAGCTTATGTAAGCGAAAATAACATCGATGTTGTTAGAAGACTTTCAGGTGGGGGCGCAGTTTATAACGACCTAGGAAATATGAACTTTACATTCATATCAAAAAAATCAGACGACCACTCTTTCAGCCGTTTTGCTAGTCCTGTAATCGACGCTCTTAAGTCCTTAGATGTAGATGCCCAGTTCACAGGCAGGAATGATATAACAATTGAAGGTAAAAAAATTTCAGGTAACGCACAGTATTTTTATGAGGATAAGGTGCTACACCATGGAACCTTACTCTATGATGTAAAGATGGATAAATTGACAAAGGCACTAAATACTCACCCTCTTAAGTTCCAAAACAAAGCTGTAAAATCTGTATCTTCGAGGGTTGCAAATATAACAGATTATCTAGAAAACAAAATGGATTTACATGATTTTAAAACCTATCTTGAAAACTATATAAAAGATACATATTCAATAAAATCAAGCTATATACTTACATCCTCTGATATTGAAAAAATTGAAGAAATTGCTCAAAAACGCTTTAGAACAGCTTCTTGGAATTTCGGTAAAAATACAAGCTACAACATTTCAACGTCAACTATCGCTCCTTCAGGAATTATAGATTTTAATTTTACTCTTGATAATACTGCTATTTCTTCTTTTAAAATTTTTGGAGATTTTTTTGGAGAAAGACCTATTGAAGACCTGGAGAATTTGATTTTGGGATTGGACTTAAAAAAAGAAATCATTTGTGAAGCTTTAGCTGATATAGATATATCTGATTTTATTATGGGAGTGGATAACAATACCTTTATATCTGCACTTTTTGAAACAAAATCTATGAAATAA